In one Corynebacterium bovis DSM 20582 = CIP 54.80 genomic region, the following are encoded:
- a CDS encoding FAD-dependent oxidoreductase, with product MTEQQTAHPVTDVAVIGAGAAGLAAARTLRAAGVGCTVLEASGRVGGRIGSERVGDVTVDRGFQTVNSWYPAVKEVLKPGEYSSLGIRSFLPAVQCVTPDGLAMFGDPVRAPQLVPTLLRSRIRAALSARDAFHLQRWLGREVRHRSSLEVRPVTDRTVDRDRAVGDSLDARRITGDTRRYVINPVLEALLMDPAFETSERLARWEIVAVLRGALGLPDNGMSELAVALGRIPGVGIDLHSPVAGLEQDDDGVTLRVADADGTADRTLRCRYAVVATEQAHTARLLGLPVQPARGMTTWWFLADGAAGDGASTTGRTTDGGRLPVITVDGSDRTQLTSVAEVTAVVPSYAPGRSLVQASVVHREGVACPDDRTVRDQAASLLGGTAASWELVTRHDCPRAVPVVPPGRRFHCGDADVTHGRRVVLAGDHTASPSIDGALRSGQRAARIVTGLLGA from the coding sequence GTGACAGAGCAGCAGACCGCACATCCCGTGACCGACGTGGCGGTGATCGGGGCGGGGGCCGCCGGGCTCGCCGCCGCCCGGACACTCCGTGCCGCGGGGGTGGGGTGCACGGTGCTCGAGGCCTCGGGTCGGGTCGGGGGGCGCATCGGCTCCGAACGCGTCGGGGACGTCACCGTCGACCGGGGCTTCCAGACGGTGAACTCGTGGTACCCGGCGGTCAAGGAGGTCCTCAAGCCCGGCGAGTACTCCTCCCTCGGGATCCGGTCCTTCCTGCCGGCCGTGCAGTGCGTGACCCCCGACGGCCTCGCGATGTTCGGCGACCCGGTCCGCGCACCGCAGCTCGTCCCGACGCTCCTGCGCTCCCGGATCAGGGCCGCGCTCTCCGCCCGGGACGCCTTCCACCTGCAGCGGTGGCTCGGCCGGGAGGTCCGGCACCGCTCCTCGCTGGAGGTGCGCCCGGTCACGGACCGCACGGTGGACCGGGACCGCGCGGTCGGTGACTCCCTCGACGCGCGGCGGATCACGGGGGACACCCGCCGGTACGTCATCAACCCCGTCCTCGAGGCCCTCCTCATGGACCCGGCGTTCGAGACCTCCGAGCGGCTCGCCCGGTGGGAGATCGTCGCGGTGCTCCGCGGGGCGCTCGGCCTGCCGGACAACGGGATGTCCGAGCTCGCCGTCGCCCTCGGCCGCATCCCCGGGGTGGGGATCGACCTCCACTCGCCGGTGGCCGGGCTCGAGCAGGACGACGACGGCGTCACGCTCCGCGTCGCCGACGCCGACGGCACGGCGGACCGCACCCTCCGCTGCCGCTACGCCGTCGTCGCGACGGAACAGGCCCACACCGCCCGGCTGCTCGGGCTGCCGGTCCAGCCGGCGCGGGGCATGACCACCTGGTGGTTCCTCGCCGACGGTGCGGCCGGGGACGGCGCGTCGACCACCGGCCGGACGACGGACGGGGGACGGCTGCCGGTCATCACCGTCGACGGCTCCGACCGGACGCAGCTCACGTCCGTGGCGGAGGTCACCGCCGTGGTGCCGTCGTACGCCCCCGGTCGGTCGCTCGTGCAGGCGTCCGTCGTCCACCGCGAGGGGGTGGCGTGCCCCGACGACCGCACCGTGCGCGACCAGGCGGCGTCGCTGCTCGGGGGGACGGCGGCGTCCTGGGAGCTCGTCACGCGGCACGACTGCCCGCGGGCGGTGCCGGTCGTGCCGCCGGGCCGCAGGTTCCACTGCGGTGACGCGGACGTCACCCACGGGCGTCGGGTGGTCCTCGCCGGGGACCACACCGCGTCACCCTCGATCGACGGGGCGTTGCGGAGCGGTCAGCGTGCCGCGCGGATCGTGACCGGGCTGCTCGGCGCCTGA
- a CDS encoding amino acid permease — protein MPDTARPAAAGTLRRSLRHRHIHFIALGSAIGTGLFYGSSGAIAAAGPGVILVYLLGGAVVYFMLRALGEMAVDHPVPGSFAEYCRRHLGDWAGYITGWMYAFEMVIVCLADLTAIALYMKFWFPDTASWVWVAVALTVVGAANLASARWFGELEFWFTVVKVTAVIAMIVGGAAILVFNVETGTRVGVDNLWNDGGLFPHGVPGVFAALILVLFAFGGTEIIGVTAGEADDPERVIPRAINTVPARILLFYVLAITVIVSVIPWREITGEQSPFVQIFSGLGVGWAAALLNVVVISAALSAINSDLFGAGRVIFGMATERLAPRAFARVNSAGVPGTTVGAILVVLVVGVSLQLLVPSAERLFASIAALATFATVFVWLMILLAHIASRRRGRAGAAGEAGRRTAPTFPVPFWPYGQYAAVAVILVTFGTMVWLPEFRSALVAGVVFTLGMSVLYVARVVPRLRAAAPVDPAAPTGDPTGTDPRG, from the coding sequence ATGCCTGACACCGCCCGCCCGGCCGCCGCCGGAACCCTGCGCCGGAGCCTTCGTCACCGCCACATCCACTTCATCGCCCTCGGGTCCGCGATCGGCACGGGCCTGTTCTACGGGTCGTCCGGGGCGATCGCCGCCGCCGGCCCGGGCGTCATCCTCGTCTACCTCCTCGGGGGCGCGGTCGTGTACTTCATGCTCCGGGCCCTCGGCGAGATGGCGGTGGACCACCCGGTCCCCGGCTCCTTCGCCGAGTACTGCCGCCGGCACCTCGGCGACTGGGCGGGCTACATCACCGGGTGGATGTACGCCTTCGAGATGGTCATCGTCTGCCTCGCCGACCTCACGGCCATCGCGCTGTACATGAAGTTCTGGTTCCCCGACACGGCGAGCTGGGTCTGGGTCGCCGTCGCGCTCACCGTCGTCGGCGCCGCGAACCTCGCGAGCGCCCGGTGGTTCGGCGAGCTGGAGTTCTGGTTCACCGTCGTCAAGGTGACCGCCGTCATCGCCATGATCGTCGGCGGGGCGGCGATCCTCGTGTTCAACGTCGAGACCGGCACGCGGGTCGGCGTCGACAACCTCTGGAACGACGGCGGCCTGTTCCCGCACGGGGTCCCCGGGGTGTTCGCCGCCCTCATCCTCGTGCTCTTCGCCTTCGGCGGCACCGAGATCATCGGCGTCACCGCAGGGGAGGCCGACGACCCGGAGCGGGTCATCCCGCGGGCGATCAACACCGTCCCCGCCCGGATCCTCCTGTTCTACGTCCTCGCGATCACGGTCATCGTCTCCGTCATCCCGTGGCGGGAGATCACCGGGGAACAGTCGCCGTTCGTGCAGATCTTCAGCGGGCTCGGCGTCGGCTGGGCCGCCGCGCTGCTCAACGTCGTCGTCATCAGCGCCGCGCTGTCGGCGATCAACTCGGACCTCTTCGGCGCCGGGCGCGTGATCTTCGGGATGGCCACGGAGCGTCTCGCGCCCCGGGCGTTCGCCCGGGTGAACAGCGCCGGGGTGCCCGGGACGACGGTCGGCGCGATCCTCGTCGTGCTCGTCGTCGGGGTCTCGCTGCAGCTCCTCGTGCCCTCGGCGGAGCGGCTGTTCGCGTCCATCGCGGCGCTCGCGACGTTCGCCACGGTCTTCGTGTGGCTCATGATCCTGCTGGCGCACATCGCCTCCCGGCGGCGCGGCCGGGCGGGGGCGGCCGGTGAGGCGGGCCGCCGGACCGCCCCGACCTTCCCCGTGCCGTTCTGGCCGTACGGCCAGTACGCCGCCGTCGCCGTCATCCTCGTCACCTTCGGCACGATGGTGTGGCTGCCGGAGTTCCGGTCGGCGCTCGTCGCCGGGGTCGTGTTCACCCTCGGCATGTCCGTGCTCTACGTGGCCCGGGTCGTCCCGCGCCTGCGCGCCGCGGCGCCCGTCGACCCCGCGGCCCCCACCGGGGACCCCACCGGGACCGACCCCCGCGGGTGA
- a CDS encoding DEAD/DEAH box helicase: MSDIDNVTGDVNTPDTSGTPETPDTQQGQAGQTGPGAEAQPLEVADVLDGDSAVEDTADAGTDTADTAETDDAPETTDTAADDTTGAETTDAATESAGSADTDSAGSADAGNDTGSTDGADSAAAAEPAAAPEPGTTFADLGLPERVLRAVTSVGYTEPSPIQAETIPLLMEGHDVVGLAQTGTGKTAAFALPVLAGIDPTQRSTQALVLAPTRELALQVAESFQSFANSLGGVNILPVYGGQAYGVQLSGLRRGAHVVVGTPGRVIDHLAKGSLDLSDLRFMVLDEADEMLNMGFQEDVERILGDTPDGKQVALFSATMPSGIRRLSKQYLNNPREITVKSNQRTAENITQDFLMVSHRNKLDALTRILEVTDFEAMIMFVRTKNETEELAERLCDRGFNAAAINGDIAQAQRERTVDQLKDGRLDILVATDVAARGLDVDRITHVFNYDIPHDTESYVHRIGRTGRAGRSGRAILFVTPRERRLLKAIERATKSTLNEIDLPDVDAVNDVRKRKFAQSLTESLSDPQVGIFRELVTAYAAEHGTDMADIAAALAAQAQGGAEFLVKDRPPEPRPERRGRDDDRRGGGGAFRPFAERFNRTPPTVTDRQGKELAVYRIAVGKRHRVRPGAIVGALANEGGLNSRDFGRINIFTEHSLVELPTDLPKEIFEKLDSTRISGQLINIEPDPGAPKGRPARHRDRDDRDSRGRGGRDDRGGDRGGRGGFRGRDDRGDRGGDRGGRGGFRGRDDRGDRGGDRGGRGGFRGRDDRGGRDGDRGGFRDRTR; the protein is encoded by the coding sequence ATGAGTGATATTGACAACGTCACCGGCGACGTGAACACGCCGGACACCAGTGGCACGCCGGAGACCCCGGACACGCAGCAGGGACAGGCCGGCCAGACCGGCCCCGGGGCGGAGGCGCAGCCGCTGGAGGTCGCGGACGTCCTGGACGGTGACAGTGCGGTGGAGGACACCGCCGACGCCGGCACCGACACCGCTGACACCGCTGAGACAGACGACGCCCCCGAGACCACCGACACCGCCGCCGACGACACCACGGGCGCGGAGACCACCGACGCCGCCACCGAGAGTGCCGGCAGTGCCGACACCGACAGCGCCGGGAGCGCAGACGCCGGGAACGACACCGGCAGCACCGACGGCGCCGACAGCGCCGCCGCCGCGGAGCCGGCCGCCGCGCCGGAGCCGGGCACGACCTTCGCCGACCTCGGCCTGCCCGAGCGCGTGCTGCGCGCCGTGACCTCCGTGGGGTACACGGAGCCCTCGCCGATCCAGGCCGAGACGATCCCGCTGCTCATGGAGGGTCACGACGTCGTCGGCCTCGCCCAGACCGGCACCGGCAAGACCGCCGCCTTCGCCCTGCCCGTCCTCGCGGGCATCGACCCCACGCAGCGCTCCACCCAGGCGCTCGTCCTCGCGCCGACCCGTGAGCTCGCCCTCCAGGTCGCCGAGTCCTTCCAGTCCTTCGCCAACTCCCTCGGAGGCGTGAACATCCTCCCGGTGTACGGCGGTCAGGCGTACGGCGTGCAGCTCAGTGGGCTGCGTCGTGGCGCACACGTCGTCGTCGGCACCCCCGGTCGTGTCATCGACCACCTGGCCAAGGGCAGCCTCGACCTGTCCGACCTGCGCTTCATGGTTCTCGACGAGGCCGACGAGATGCTCAACATGGGCTTCCAGGAGGACGTCGAGCGGATCCTCGGGGACACCCCCGACGGCAAGCAGGTCGCGCTCTTCTCCGCGACGATGCCCTCCGGCATCCGCCGCCTGTCGAAGCAGTACCTGAACAACCCGCGTGAGATCACGGTGAAGTCCAACCAGCGGACGGCCGAGAACATCACGCAGGACTTCCTCATGGTCTCGCACCGCAACAAGCTCGACGCGCTCACGCGCATCCTCGAGGTCACGGACTTCGAGGCGATGATCATGTTCGTGCGGACGAAGAACGAGACCGAGGAGCTCGCCGAGCGGCTCTGCGACCGCGGGTTCAACGCCGCCGCGATCAACGGCGACATCGCGCAGGCCCAGCGCGAGCGCACCGTCGACCAGCTCAAGGACGGTCGCCTCGACATCCTCGTCGCGACCGACGTCGCCGCCCGTGGCCTGGACGTCGACCGCATCACGCACGTCTTCAACTACGACATCCCGCACGACACCGAGTCGTACGTCCACCGCATCGGCCGGACGGGCCGTGCCGGGCGCTCGGGCCGGGCGATCCTCTTCGTCACGCCGCGTGAGCGTCGTCTCCTCAAGGCGATCGAGCGGGCGACGAAGTCGACCCTCAACGAGATCGACCTGCCGGACGTCGACGCGGTGAACGACGTCCGCAAGCGGAAGTTCGCGCAGTCCCTCACGGAGTCCCTCTCCGACCCGCAGGTCGGGATCTTCCGCGAGCTCGTCACGGCCTACGCCGCCGAGCACGGGACCGACATGGCGGACATCGCCGCGGCCCTCGCCGCCCAGGCGCAGGGTGGGGCGGAGTTCCTCGTCAAGGACCGTCCGCCGGAGCCCCGGCCCGAGCGCCGGGGGAGGGACGACGACCGCCGCGGCGGCGGTGGGGCGTTCCGGCCCTTCGCCGAACGTTTCAACCGGACGCCCCCGACGGTCACGGACCGGCAGGGCAAGGAGCTCGCCGTCTACCGCATCGCGGTGGGCAAGCGGCACCGGGTCCGCCCGGGCGCGATCGTCGGTGCCCTGGCCAACGAGGGCGGGCTGAACTCGCGCGACTTCGGCCGGATCAACATCTTCACCGAGCACTCGCTGGTGGAGCTGCCGACCGACCTGCCGAAGGAGATCTTCGAGAAGCTCGACAGCACCCGGATCTCCGGGCAGCTCATCAACATCGAGCCGGACCCGGGCGCGCCGAAGGGCCGTCCCGCCCGTCACCGTGACCGTGACGACCGCGATTCCCGCGGTCGGGGCGGCCGGGACGACCGTGGTGGTGACCGTGGTGGCCGCGGTGGTTTCCGCGGGCGTGACGACCGTGGTGACCGTGGTGGTGACCGTGGTGGCCGGGGTGGTTTCCGCGGGCGTGACGACCGTGGTGACCGTGGCGGTGACCGTGGTGGCCGCGGTGGCTTCCGCGGCCGGGACGACCGTGGTGGCCGTGACGGCGACCGCGGCGGGTTCCGCGACCGCACGCGCTGA
- a CDS encoding HNH endonuclease family protein: protein MHIIRHVVPVLAAVTSVALVVTSPTGPGGPTGPGDPAHPRAPWSAVPPRADDRRVVAAALSTLRILPRRTRVLGYDRELFGVWGPSPATGVGCTTRNAVVLRVFPRSPTSRRSGCPRATGTTTDAYTHAEVTPDEVDIDHVFPLSAAWDLGADAWDGPTRRRFGNDTARNLVVTASAVNRAKSDGTLGEWLPPAADARCPYAARYLTVAGEYGLAVTTADADAARRACSP from the coding sequence ATGCACATCATCCGCCACGTCGTCCCCGTCCTCGCCGCCGTGACGTCCGTCGCGCTCGTCGTCACCTCCCCGACCGGCCCCGGCGGACCGACCGGCCCCGGCGACCCGGCGCACCCCCGCGCCCCCTGGTCCGCGGTCCCGCCCCGGGCCGACGACCGCCGGGTCGTCGCCGCGGCGTTGTCCACCCTCCGCATCCTGCCCCGCCGCACGCGGGTGCTCGGTTACGACCGGGAACTGTTCGGGGTGTGGGGGCCGTCGCCGGCGACGGGGGTCGGCTGCACGACGCGGAACGCGGTCGTGCTCCGGGTCTTCCCCCGGTCACCGACGTCCCGCCGCTCCGGGTGCCCCCGCGCCACCGGGACGACGACCGACGCCTACACCCACGCGGAGGTCACCCCCGACGAGGTGGACATCGACCACGTCTTCCCGTTGTCGGCGGCGTGGGACCTCGGCGCGGACGCGTGGGACGGCCCCACCCGCCGGCGCTTCGGCAACGACACGGCGCGGAATCTCGTCGTGACGGCGAGCGCGGTGAACCGGGCGAAGAGCGACGGCACCCTCGGTGAATGGCTCCCGCCCGCGGCCGACGCCCGGTGCCCGTACGCCGCCCGGTACCTCACGGTCGCCGGGGAGTACGGTCTCGCGGTGACGACGGCCGACGCCGACGCCGCACGTCGCGCCTGCTCCCCCTGA